One genomic segment of Hymenobacter psoromatis includes these proteins:
- a CDS encoding alkene reductase: MTPQSLLTPYHTDKLNLRNRVVMAPMTRSRADNAGSVPNDLMVEYYSQRAAAGLLITEGTYVSREAVGYINVPGIYTPAQVAGWQKITSAVHELGGTIFVQLWHVGRMSHPDLLNGNLPLSASALNPHAQVYTPTGMKDTVAPAAMTTAQIKQTVADFVQAAQNALTAGFDGMEIHSSNGYLFHQFFNGTSNHRTDEYGGSIENRARFFFEVLDAMKAAGVDLGKVGARLNPSLDGLFGTTLDAETIPTFDYIVRRLNDYGLAYLHLSEPFTDVSQNEFAEPHIAKHYRPMYQGTLIINGGFDQEKGNQVIADGDADLVAYGTLFIANPDLVARFEHHAPLAEGDKATFYVPGAHGYTDYPAAVSE, encoded by the coding sequence ATGACTCCGCAATCCCTTTTAACTCCCTACCACACTGATAAGCTGAACCTGCGCAACCGCGTAGTGATGGCCCCGATGACCCGCAGCCGCGCCGACAACGCCGGCAGCGTGCCTAACGACCTGATGGTGGAATACTATTCGCAGCGCGCCGCGGCGGGCCTCCTTATTACAGAGGGCACCTACGTGAGCCGCGAGGCCGTGGGCTACATCAACGTGCCCGGCATCTACACGCCGGCGCAAGTAGCTGGCTGGCAGAAGATTACCAGCGCCGTGCACGAGCTGGGCGGCACGATTTTCGTGCAGCTCTGGCACGTGGGCCGCATGTCGCACCCCGATTTACTCAATGGCAACCTGCCGCTGTCGGCCTCGGCTCTCAACCCCCACGCCCAGGTGTACACGCCCACTGGCATGAAGGACACGGTGGCCCCCGCCGCTATGACGACGGCCCAAATCAAGCAAACGGTGGCCGACTTCGTGCAAGCCGCCCAAAATGCGCTGACCGCTGGCTTTGATGGCATGGAAATCCACTCGTCGAACGGCTACCTGTTTCACCAGTTTTTCAATGGCACCAGCAACCACCGCACCGACGAGTACGGCGGCTCCATTGAGAACCGCGCCCGGTTTTTCTTCGAGGTGCTCGATGCCATGAAGGCCGCCGGGGTAGACCTAGGCAAGGTGGGCGCGCGCCTCAACCCCTCGCTCGACGGCCTCTTTGGCACGACGCTCGACGCGGAAACCATCCCGACGTTTGACTACATTGTGCGGCGGCTCAACGACTACGGCCTGGCCTACCTGCACCTCTCGGAGCCGTTTACCGACGTGAGCCAGAACGAGTTCGCCGAGCCGCACATCGCCAAGCACTACCGCCCGATGTACCAGGGCACGCTCATCATCAACGGCGGCTTCGACCAGGAAAAAGGCAACCAGGTAATCGCCGACGGCGACGCCGACCTCGTGGCCTACGGCACGCTCTTCATCGCCAACCCCGACCTGGTAGCCCGCTTTGAGCACCACGCGCCCCTGGCCGAAGGTGATAAAGCCACCTTCTACGTGCCCGGTGCCCACGGCTACACCGACTACCCGGCGGCAGTAAGCGAGTAA
- the prmC gene encoding peptide chain release factor N(5)-glutamine methyltransferase: MTTQQLTTTLAQALQDIYSAPEAQALAALVTEELLTISPLQRRMRADILVPAAVAARLPAIQSRLLAHEPVQYVLGTAHFAGMELSVTPATLIPRPETEELAQLVARAHAGRPGLVVLDVGTGSGCLALALARALPPPARVVAVDISAEALAVARSNAARYAPLVEFQTLDILIESPASLLPGSLDVLVSNPPYVRASERALMRANVLAWEPATALFVPDADPLLFYRRLAALATALLRPGGSIWLEINEALSAETAALFGPESFAEVAELPDFRGRPRFVRATRR; encoded by the coding sequence ATGACGACCCAGCAGCTGACGACCACCCTTGCCCAGGCTCTGCAAGATATTTACTCCGCGCCGGAGGCCCAAGCCCTGGCTGCCCTCGTAACAGAGGAATTGCTGACTATCAGCCCCTTGCAGCGCCGGATGCGGGCCGATATTCTGGTGCCCGCCGCCGTGGCGGCCCGCCTGCCCGCCATTCAGAGCCGCCTGCTGGCCCACGAGCCGGTGCAGTACGTGCTGGGTACCGCTCATTTTGCCGGCATGGAGCTATCCGTGACGCCTGCCACCCTCATTCCGCGCCCCGAAACCGAGGAGCTGGCCCAGCTGGTGGCCCGCGCCCACGCCGGCCGGCCGGGCTTGGTGGTGCTCGACGTGGGCACCGGCAGCGGCTGCCTGGCCCTGGCCCTGGCCCGCGCCCTACCCCCCCCGGCACGGGTCGTGGCCGTCGATATTTCGGCCGAGGCGCTGGCCGTGGCCCGGAGCAACGCGGCCCGCTACGCGCCATTGGTCGAGTTCCAAACGCTTGATATTCTGATTGAAAGCCCGGCCAGCCTGCTCCCCGGCAGCCTCGATGTGCTGGTGAGCAACCCGCCCTACGTGCGCGCCAGCGAGCGGGCGCTGATGCGCGCCAACGTGCTGGCCTGGGAGCCCGCCACCGCCCTGTTTGTGCCCGATGCCGACCCGCTGCTTTTTTACCGGCGGCTGGCGGCGCTAGCGACCGCGCTGCTACGGCCGGGGGGTAGCATCTGGCTGGAAATCAACGAGGCGCTGAGCGCGGAAACGGCCGCGCTGTTCGGGCCGGAGTCGTTCGCGGAGGTGGCGGAACTACCCGATTTTCGGGGACGGCCACGCTTCGTGCGGGCCACCCGGCGCTGA
- the ribD gene encoding bifunctional diaminohydroxyphosphoribosylaminopyrimidine deaminase/5-amino-6-(5-phosphoribosylamino)uracil reductase RibD produces MLLPDDEFFMRRALDLAVLGRGYARPNPLVGCVVVGPTGTILGEGYHQQYGGPHAEVNALASVADQDLLRQSRVFVTLEPCAHHGKTPPCADLLIAKGVPEVIVCNDDPNPLVAGQGLARLRAAGIQVSTGLLAEAGRQLNRRFFTFQEKKRPHLVLKWAESADGFLAGPHFQQVQISGPQAQLLTHQWRTEEAAILVGTRTALHDNPRLSAREWPGPQPVRLTIDKNLALPPSHHLLDGSQSTIIYTYRERADKPNLTYVALPFAPPGAPPSPDLLPAVLTDLHARGIQSVLVEGGPTVLNALINSNTWDEIRVFRSPKRLERGVAAPRLGLRGWHSQERVGVDELFSYINE; encoded by the coding sequence ATGCTGCTGCCCGACGACGAATTTTTCATGCGCCGCGCCCTCGACCTGGCGGTGCTGGGGCGGGGCTATGCCCGCCCCAACCCGCTGGTGGGCTGCGTGGTAGTGGGCCCCACGGGCACCATTCTGGGCGAGGGCTACCACCAGCAGTACGGCGGCCCTCACGCCGAAGTGAACGCCCTGGCCAGCGTGGCCGACCAGGACCTGCTGCGCCAAAGCCGCGTCTTTGTGACGCTGGAGCCCTGCGCCCACCACGGTAAAACGCCTCCCTGCGCCGACCTGCTCATCGCCAAGGGCGTGCCCGAAGTTATCGTCTGCAATGACGACCCTAACCCGCTGGTGGCCGGCCAGGGCCTGGCCCGACTGCGCGCCGCCGGCATCCAAGTCAGTACCGGCCTGCTGGCTGAAGCCGGCCGCCAGCTCAACCGCCGGTTTTTCACGTTTCAGGAAAAGAAGCGCCCCCACCTGGTGCTGAAGTGGGCCGAGTCGGCCGATGGGTTTCTGGCTGGCCCGCACTTTCAGCAGGTCCAAATCAGCGGGCCGCAGGCGCAGCTGCTCACTCACCAGTGGCGCACGGAGGAGGCGGCCATTTTGGTAGGTACCCGCACGGCGTTGCACGACAACCCCCGCCTGAGTGCCCGCGAGTGGCCCGGCCCCCAGCCCGTGCGCCTCACCATCGACAAAAATCTGGCCCTACCCCCCAGCCACCACCTGCTCGACGGCTCGCAGTCTACTATCATCTATACCTACCGCGAGCGGGCCGACAAGCCCAACCTGACCTACGTGGCCCTACCCTTCGCGCCGCCCGGTGCCCCGCCCTCGCCCGACCTGCTGCCCGCCGTGCTCACCGACCTCCACGCCCGCGGCATCCAGTCGGTGCTGGTGGAGGGTGGCCCCACGGTCCTCAACGCACTCATTAACAGCAATACCTGGGACGAAATCCGGGTTTTCCGTAGTCCCAAGCGCCTGGAGCGCGGCGTGGCTGCGCCCCGCCTGGGCCTACGCGGCTGGCACAGCCAAGAGCGCGTCGGAGTCGATGAGTTGTTCAGCTATATAAATGAGTAA
- a CDS encoding TerB family tellurite resistance protein, translated as MDTQLLQNYSDAEKTAYISAIAALATADRQATAPEAEFLQHLAQQAGLSDDATRRILTAADSADNQTVQQDLDELKGSDLRFSLVTDLISFARADGTYSPGEQEMVDKMAAYLGVNPDQKQTLETVVDQAANVQHNPQDPAKEGFLNSIGDKLSNVGIPKGALMAGLLGVVAPMVISKVIGGGGSSNSGQPQSQSGSLGGLLSGAMGSLSGGGGGSSLGGMLGGLLGGGMLSSVLGGGNQASASQYPQQGSMGSGGLGSIMSVLGGLGGQSNSQPASAGGGGIMGSGLGGLLGGLFGK; from the coding sequence ATGGATACGCAGTTGCTTCAGAATTATTCGGATGCCGAAAAAACGGCCTACATCAGCGCCATCGCGGCGCTGGCTACGGCCGACCGCCAGGCGACAGCGCCTGAAGCGGAGTTTTTGCAGCACCTCGCGCAGCAGGCTGGCCTCTCTGACGATGCCACGCGCCGGATATTGACCGCCGCCGACAGCGCCGACAACCAGACCGTGCAGCAGGACCTAGACGAGTTGAAAGGCAGCGACCTACGTTTCTCGCTCGTCACCGACCTCATCAGCTTTGCCCGTGCCGATGGCACTTATTCGCCCGGCGAGCAGGAAATGGTGGATAAGATGGCTGCCTATCTCGGCGTGAACCCAGACCAGAAGCAAACCCTCGAAACCGTGGTTGACCAGGCCGCTAACGTGCAGCACAACCCGCAGGACCCCGCTAAGGAAGGCTTTTTGAACAGCATCGGCGATAAGCTCAGCAACGTGGGCATTCCCAAAGGAGCCCTCATGGCGGGCTTGCTGGGGGTAGTAGCCCCGATGGTTATCTCCAAAGTGATAGGCGGCGGTGGCAGCAGCAACAGCGGCCAGCCCCAAAGCCAGAGCGGTAGCCTGGGCGGCTTGCTGAGCGGCGCGATGGGCAGCCTCAGCGGCGGCGGCGGCGGCAGTAGCTTGGGCGGTATGCTCGGCGGCCTGCTGGGTGGTGGGATGCTGAGCAGCGTGCTGGGCGGCGGCAACCAAGCCAGCGCCAGCCAATACCCGCAGCAGGGCTCGATGGGCAGCGGCGGCCTGGGCTCCATCATGTCGGTGTTGGGCGGCCTGGGCGGGCAGTCCAACTCGCAGCCCGCCAGCGCGGGCGGCGGTGGCATCATGGGCAGCGGCCTCGGTGGCCTGCTCGGCGGCCTCTTCGGGAAATAA
- a CDS encoding alpha/beta hydrolase: MFKARFRFLVLAGLLGFVARPAARAQAGAAPLCIGQTFALPSAVLGETRRINVYLPASYTDSATGLPVLYMPDGGLGEDFLHVAGLVQVLTGNGTMRPFIVVGIENTERRRDLTGPTTNAEDQKIAPRVGGSAAFRQFIRTELMPAIRQRYRTTAETAIVGESLAGLFVVETLLREPALFDTYVAFDPSLWWNDGQLANQAAQQLRTYAGSAKTLYVAFSRDALGTAPVRHFAAALRHAPQPGLNWHYQALPDETHATIYHPAALRAFRLVFKPRPVLPAK; encoded by the coding sequence GTGTTCAAAGCCCGTTTTCGATTTCTGGTGCTGGCCGGCCTGCTCGGCTTTGTGGCCCGGCCAGCGGCGCGCGCCCAGGCGGGCGCTGCCCCGCTGTGCATCGGCCAGACATTTGCCCTGCCCTCGGCCGTGCTCGGCGAAACGCGCCGCATCAACGTGTATCTGCCGGCTAGCTACACCGACTCGGCCACCGGGCTACCGGTACTTTATATGCCCGACGGTGGCCTGGGAGAAGATTTTTTGCACGTGGCCGGCTTGGTGCAGGTGCTGACCGGCAACGGCACCATGCGCCCGTTTATCGTGGTGGGCATCGAGAATACCGAGCGGCGGCGCGACCTAACCGGCCCCACCACCAATGCCGAAGACCAAAAGATAGCCCCCCGCGTGGGCGGCTCGGCCGCCTTCCGGCAGTTTATCCGCACCGAGCTGATGCCCGCCATCCGGCAGCGCTACCGTACCACGGCCGAAACGGCCATCGTGGGCGAGTCGCTGGCCGGCTTATTTGTCGTCGAAACGCTGCTGCGGGAGCCCGCGCTGTTTGATACCTACGTAGCGTTCGACCCAAGCCTGTGGTGGAATGACGGGCAGTTGGCGAACCAGGCTGCCCAGCAGCTACGTACCTACGCCGGCTCGGCCAAAACCCTGTACGTCGCCTTCAGCCGCGACGCCTTGGGCACGGCCCCCGTGCGGCACTTTGCCGCCGCGCTCCGGCACGCGCCCCAGCCCGGCCTTAATTGGCACTACCAGGCCCTGCCCGATGAAACGCACGCCACTATCTACCACCCGGCGGCGCTCCGCGCGTTTCGCCTCGTTTTTAAGCCCCGCCCGGTTCTTCCGGCAAAATAA
- a CDS encoding transglutaminase-like domain-containing protein, protein MKLVLLAAAALLLTAAAPASTAPAAKRSRTFRLTCRATVPVPPAGTKALDFWMPVPHDDKSQDVRELKIDASAPVRIRKAGDQPTNVPNYTIETDQYGNHILHLVVLAAKEVQPGMTSQNWAKLPAAPIAPLTVTLTALVTRREHLNLRATDDRAPAEIEAQDPNLARWLAPDRLVPLDFKIKAQAQAVVDQAGAKTDLQKARAIYEHVVSTVTYDKTGQGWGRGDIYYACDARRGNCTDFHAIVIGYCRALGIPARFSIGLPLPPQRGQGEVKGYHCWAEFFTKETGWVPVDASEAAKDPSRRTYFFGAHDENRVEFTRGRDLTLAPRQAGPPLNYFVYPYAEADGQPLDVAHTYLFEDEARPTGVVTPTKDKATKLIFVYNADGGTLNGFKDMLHKTIAPSSYECALCAKTYAFSGMRAEWKQAVAGLPLPAEFLHRDQFRAAYPALAEHTLPAAFSVDAAGKLTPFISTQEMNDLSLNDLIALTQKRADALVAAQ, encoded by the coding sequence ATGAAACTTGTCCTGCTGGCCGCCGCTGCGCTGCTGCTCACGGCCGCCGCGCCAGCCTCTACCGCTCCGGCGGCGAAGCGTAGCCGCACCTTCCGGCTCACGTGCCGGGCCACGGTGCCTGTGCCGCCCGCCGGCACCAAGGCGCTGGACTTTTGGATGCCCGTGCCCCACGACGATAAAAGCCAAGATGTACGCGAGCTGAAAATTGACGCCTCCGCGCCAGTTCGCATTCGGAAAGCTGGTGACCAGCCTACAAATGTCCCTAACTATACCATCGAAACCGACCAGTACGGCAACCATATCCTGCACTTAGTAGTGCTGGCCGCGAAGGAGGTACAGCCTGGTATGACATCGCAAAACTGGGCGAAGTTGCCGGCCGCACCCATCGCGCCACTTACCGTCACGCTCACGGCCCTCGTCACGCGGCGCGAGCACTTAAACCTGCGCGCCACCGACGACCGCGCCCCCGCCGAAATCGAGGCCCAAGACCCCAATCTGGCCCGCTGGCTGGCCCCCGACCGCCTCGTGCCCCTCGATTTCAAGATTAAAGCCCAGGCCCAGGCCGTGGTGGACCAGGCCGGGGCCAAAACCGACCTGCAAAAGGCCCGCGCCATCTACGAGCACGTGGTGAGCACCGTGACCTACGATAAAACCGGCCAGGGCTGGGGCCGCGGCGATATTTACTATGCCTGCGACGCACGGCGGGGTAATTGTACTGATTTTCATGCCATTGTGATTGGCTACTGCCGGGCGCTGGGCATTCCGGCGCGCTTTAGCATTGGCTTGCCTCTACCCCCCCAGCGCGGCCAAGGCGAGGTGAAGGGCTACCACTGCTGGGCCGAATTCTTTACCAAGGAAACCGGCTGGGTGCCCGTCGATGCCTCCGAGGCGGCCAAGGACCCCAGCCGCCGCACCTACTTCTTTGGCGCGCACGACGAAAACCGCGTCGAGTTTACCCGTGGGCGCGACCTGACGCTAGCGCCCCGGCAGGCCGGCCCACCGCTCAACTACTTCGTGTACCCCTATGCCGAGGCCGACGGCCAGCCGCTGGACGTGGCGCACACGTATCTTTTTGAGGATGAGGCCCGCCCCACTGGTGTGGTGACTCCGACTAAGGATAAGGCCACCAAGCTGATTTTCGTGTACAACGCCGACGGCGGTACACTCAACGGCTTCAAGGACATGCTGCACAAGACCATTGCGCCCAGCAGCTACGAGTGCGCGCTGTGCGCCAAAACCTACGCCTTCAGCGGGATGCGCGCCGAGTGGAAGCAGGCCGTGGCCGGCCTGCCGCTACCCGCCGAGTTTCTGCACCGCGACCAGTTTCGGGCGGCCTACCCCGCCCTGGCCGAGCATACGCTGCCCGCAGCCTTCAGCGTCGATGCGGCCGGCAAGCTCACGCCCTTCATCAGCACCCAGGAAATGAACGACCTGAGCCTGAACGACCTCATCGCCCTCACTCAGAAGCGGGCCGATGCGCTGGTAGCAGCGCAGTAG
- a CDS encoding DNA starvation/stationary phase protection protein yields MELLQLYHDSKQSHWNLRGPLYLSLHEQLQQNANTYLKYTDLLAERILQVGHPVDGRTSVVAATANLDNYPGGYLSDKQVLILMTERINTVAKRERIAHLSKVDEVTSNQLQDLSYQLDKQVWKFRVMQQ; encoded by the coding sequence CTGGAGCTGCTGCAACTCTACCACGACTCGAAACAGAGCCACTGGAACCTACGCGGCCCCCTCTACCTGTCGTTGCACGAGCAGCTGCAGCAAAACGCCAACACCTACCTCAAGTACACCGACCTCCTGGCCGAGCGCATCCTGCAAGTGGGCCACCCCGTGGACGGCCGCACCAGCGTAGTGGCCGCCACCGCCAACCTCGACAATTACCCCGGCGGCTACCTCTCCGACAAGCAAGTACTCATCCTGATGACCGAGCGCATCAACACCGTGGCCAAGCGCGAGCGCATCGCACATCTGAGTAAGGTGGATGAAGTAACGTCCAATCAGCTTCAGGACCTAAGCTACCAGCTGGATAAGCAAGTGTGGAAATTCCGCGTTATGCAGCAGTAA
- a CDS encoding response regulator transcription factor, whose translation MHVLLLEDEPGIARFVKQGLEEEGYAVDVAADGPTGLALALAQPYDLLLLDWMLPGLTGLEVCRQLRAQGVGAPIIFLTAKDTVADTVAGLQAGANDYIRKPFHFAELLERIRVQLRGVGPGQATERFAVGPIVLDVATHRVHKNDEEITLTQKEFALLEYLLRHKGRVCRRQSIIENVWDIHFEYNTGVLDVYMNALRKKLSLSKEDDYLQTIRGVGYVARD comes from the coding sequence ATGCACGTATTATTGCTAGAAGATGAGCCCGGCATTGCCCGGTTCGTGAAGCAGGGCCTCGAAGAAGAAGGCTATGCCGTGGACGTGGCCGCCGACGGCCCCACTGGCCTGGCCCTGGCGCTGGCCCAGCCCTACGACCTGTTGCTACTCGACTGGATGCTGCCCGGCCTCACGGGCCTCGAAGTGTGCCGGCAGCTGCGTGCGCAGGGGGTAGGAGCACCCATCATTTTCCTGACTGCCAAGGATACCGTGGCCGATACCGTGGCTGGCCTGCAAGCCGGGGCCAACGATTACATTCGCAAGCCGTTTCACTTCGCCGAGCTGCTGGAGCGCATCCGGGTGCAGTTGCGGGGGGTAGGGCCGGGGCAGGCTACCGAGCGGTTCGCGGTAGGCCCCATCGTGCTCGACGTGGCTACCCACCGGGTGCACAAAAACGACGAGGAAATTACCCTCACGCAGAAGGAGTTTGCCCTGCTCGAATACCTGCTGCGCCACAAAGGCCGGGTGTGCCGCCGCCAGAGCATCATCGAAAACGTGTGGGATATTCACTTTGAGTACAATACCGGCGTGCTCGATGTATACATGAACGCGCTGCGCAAGAAGCTGAGCCTCAGCAAGGAGGATGATTATCTGCAAACCATTCGCGGCGTGGGCTACGTGGCGCGGGATTGA
- a CDS encoding sensor histidine kinase gives MNLAFKDRIALHYLLATAALVAVAYLVVFGVVRDRVYTDLDRNLRLEATKHLGELRVAGPVIRFANREEWEEREHREVQVDPVFIQLSDPQGRLLDRSPNLKADQLAFDAAPGWRAPHNSMLRGKALRQIQVPVEQDGRRMGYLLAAISSEAARHVLDSLGLVLLGSYPVVLLALFGLARGLAGRSIAPIIAITAATNRITRHDLSARVALPPRPDELHTLASAINGLLHRIEQAVAREKQFTADASHELRTPLAALRGTLEVLVRKPRRPEEYVASIGLGIQEIDRLSHLVDQLLLLARFENHGQDLHHQELSVLSSVHDVLHRHRETLSAKCLRVEVPAADALPLRSDPYLLDLILDNLLANAIKYSPAGSTITVALGAADGRLCCAIQDEGIGIRPEDLDRIFDPLYRSDALSHKEISGTGLGLSIVAKACQLLGIELSVASELGRGSTFTLRFPA, from the coding sequence ATGAACCTGGCGTTTAAGGACCGCATTGCGCTGCACTACCTGCTAGCTACGGCCGCCTTGGTAGCGGTGGCCTACCTGGTGGTATTTGGGGTGGTGCGCGACCGGGTATATACCGACCTTGACCGCAACCTGCGCCTGGAGGCCACCAAGCACCTGGGCGAGCTGCGCGTGGCGGGCCCGGTCATCCGCTTCGCCAACCGAGAGGAATGGGAGGAGCGCGAGCACCGCGAGGTGCAGGTGGACCCCGTTTTTATTCAGCTTAGCGACCCGCAAGGCCGCCTGCTCGACCGCTCACCCAACCTGAAGGCCGACCAGCTGGCCTTTGATGCCGCGCCCGGCTGGCGCGCCCCGCACAACTCTATGCTGCGCGGCAAGGCCCTGCGGCAAATACAGGTGCCCGTGGAGCAGGATGGCCGGCGGATGGGCTACCTGCTGGCCGCTATTTCGTCGGAGGCGGCGCGGCATGTGCTGGATAGCCTGGGGCTGGTGCTGCTGGGCTCGTACCCGGTGGTGCTGCTGGCGCTGTTTGGGCTGGCGCGGGGGCTGGCGGGCCGCAGCATCGCACCGATTATCGCCATTACGGCGGCTACCAACCGCATCACGCGGCACGACTTATCGGCGCGGGTGGCCCTACCCCCGCGCCCCGACGAGCTGCACACGCTGGCCAGCGCCATCAACGGGCTGCTGCACCGCATTGAGCAGGCCGTGGCGCGCGAAAAACAGTTCACGGCCGATGCCTCGCACGAGTTGCGCACCCCGCTGGCCGCGCTGCGCGGCACCCTCGAAGTGCTGGTGCGCAAGCCCCGCCGCCCCGAGGAGTACGTGGCCAGCATCGGGCTGGGCATTCAGGAGATTGACCGCCTCAGCCACCTCGTGGACCAGCTGCTGCTGCTAGCCCGCTTTGAGAACCACGGCCAGGACCTGCACCACCAGGAGCTGTCGGTGCTGAGCAGCGTGCACGACGTGCTGCACCGCCATCGCGAAACGCTCAGTGCCAAGTGCTTGCGCGTGGAAGTGCCCGCCGCCGATGCCCTACCCCTGCGCTCGGACCCTTACCTGCTCGACCTCATTCTGGACAACCTGCTGGCCAACGCTATCAAGTACTCGCCGGCCGGCTCCACTATCACAGTGGCGCTGGGGGCGGCCGATGGGCGGCTGTGCTGCGCCATTCAGGATGAAGGCATCGGCATCCGGCCCGAGGATTTGGACCGGATTTTTGACCCCCTCTACCGCTCTGATGCGCTCAGCCACAAGGAGATAAGCGGCACCGGCCTGGGCTTGTCCATCGTGGCCAAAGCCTGCCAGCTGCTCGGCATCGAGCTGAGCGTGGCGAGCGAGCTGGGCCGGGGCAGCACGTTTACGCTGCGCTTTCCGGCGTAG
- a CDS encoding helix-turn-helix domain-containing protein encodes MLFCLRPPAAPLRPFVQHYLLVHTRYDGLASAPAVKPMPPAPQQCLYFYPRGGVRTFHHKEQRFVALPTSILVGPQVARLDLHFPSDHLVVCAAFWPGGLHRLLKVPVTEMLDFSVESRALLGPAVAEIEARLAEAPDYTTMLAVLETYLLGQLRRLRAPAERPIDRLLAVLLPSGRLRGSLDSLAAEACLSPRQFERNFVARVGLSPKLFARIARFDQAFRLKERLPDLDWLAVAVRCGYYDYRHLVRDFQEFAGTTPPRLLAAETAHSRVAGGAASNHRPVPGA; translated from the coding sequence ATGCTTTTCTGCCTTCGCCCCCCAGCCGCGCCATTGCGCCCGTTCGTGCAGCACTACCTGCTGGTGCACACGCGCTACGACGGCCTGGCCTCGGCCCCGGCGGTGAAGCCCATGCCGCCGGCCCCGCAGCAGTGTCTGTACTTCTACCCGCGCGGTGGAGTGCGCACGTTTCATCATAAAGAGCAGCGGTTCGTAGCCTTGCCCACCAGCATTTTGGTGGGGCCGCAGGTGGCGCGGCTCGACTTGCATTTTCCGTCCGACCACCTGGTAGTGTGCGCCGCGTTCTGGCCGGGCGGGCTGCACCGCTTGTTGAAAGTGCCGGTGACGGAAATGCTGGATTTCTCCGTGGAAAGCCGGGCGCTGCTCGGCCCGGCCGTGGCCGAGATAGAAGCCCGCCTGGCCGAAGCCCCCGACTACACCACCATGCTGGCCGTGCTCGAAACCTACCTGCTGGGCCAACTGCGCCGCCTGCGCGCGCCCGCCGAACGGCCCATCGACCGGCTGCTGGCAGTGCTGCTGCCCAGTGGCCGCCTCCGTGGCTCGCTCGATAGCCTTGCCGCCGAAGCCTGCCTCAGCCCCCGGCAGTTCGAGCGCAATTTTGTGGCGCGGGTAGGGCTCAGCCCTAAGCTATTTGCCCGCATTGCGCGCTTCGACCAGGCGTTTCGGCTGAAGGAGCGGCTGCCGGACCTCGACTGGCTGGCCGTGGCCGTGCGGTGCGGCTACTACGATTACCGCCACTTGGTGCGCGACTTCCAAGAGTTTGCGGGCACCACGCCGCCGCGGCTGCTGGCCGCCGAAACCGCCCACTCCCGCGTGGCCGGCGGGGCGGCCTCGAACCACCGGCCGGTGCCGGGCGCATAA
- a CDS encoding SgcJ/EcaC family oxidoreductase translates to MKTCLLSLSLLLAASRALAQNPAADEAAIRQTVAHMTTNWQNHQFADMAAYTTPDVGWVNIVGMYWRGRVQVQQAHQHIFDAMFKGVAFTPGETSVRAVAPGVAVVTMYCHVGAFYPPDGVNRGTNKEGDTNDLLTLVLVQRRGQWLLTAGQNTVVRASAQPNNPAASDPAQVADQH, encoded by the coding sequence ATGAAAACCTGCTTGTTAAGCCTGAGCTTGCTGCTGGCGGCCAGCCGCGCCCTTGCCCAAAACCCGGCCGCCGATGAGGCCGCCATTCGCCAGACGGTGGCCCATATGACTACGAATTGGCAAAACCACCAGTTTGCCGACATGGCCGCCTATACCACGCCCGACGTGGGCTGGGTGAACATTGTGGGCATGTACTGGCGCGGCCGGGTGCAGGTGCAGCAGGCGCACCAGCATATTTTCGATGCTATGTTTAAGGGCGTGGCCTTTACCCCCGGCGAAACCAGCGTGCGCGCCGTTGCGCCTGGCGTGGCCGTCGTCACCATGTACTGCCACGTGGGGGCCTTTTACCCGCCCGATGGCGTGAACCGGGGCACCAATAAGGAGGGCGACACCAACGACCTGCTGACGCTGGTGCTAGTGCAGCGCCGGGGCCAGTGGCTGCTCACGGCCGGCCAGAATACCGTGGTGCGCGCCAGCGCCCAGCCCAACAACCCCGCGGCTAGCGACCCCGCCCAAGTAGCCGACCAGCACTAG